Within the Nocardioides humi genome, the region ACCGGGTCTCGATGCGCTTGGCCTTCGGGTTGCTGCCGGTGATCGGGATGCGGACCGAGGCGGAGCGGTTGCGCGAGGAGTAGACCAGCGAGATCGGGGCCTCGTAGCCGGGGACCAGGCGGTGGTAGGAGTTCACCGTCGGGTTGGTGAACGCGAGCAGCGCGGGCGCGTGCTCGAGGATGCCGCCGATGTACCAGCGGGCGAGGTCCGACAGGCCGCCGTACCCGGTCTCGTCGTAGAACAGCGGCGCGCCGTCCTTCCACAGGGACTGGTGGACGTGCATGCCCGAGCCGTTGTCGCCGAAGATCGGCTTCGGCATGAAGGTGACCGACTTGCCCTGCTGCCAGGCGGTGTTCTTGATGAGGTACTTGAACTTCATCACGTCGTCCGCGGCGCGCAGCAGCGTGTCGAACTTGTAGTTGATCTCGGCCTGGCCGGCGGTGCCGACCTCGTGGTGGGCCCGCTCGACCTGGAGGCCGCACGCCTCGAGGTTCTTGACCATGTCGGCGCGCAGGTCGCTGTAGTGGTCGTACGGCTCGACGGGGAAGTAGCCGCCCTTGAGGCGGGTCTTGTACCCCTTGTTGTTCTCCTCCTCCTTGCCGGAGTTCCACCAGCCCTCGACGGAGTCGATGTGGTAGTAGCCCTCGTTGACGCCGGTGGAGTAGCGGACGTTGTCGAAGATGTAGAACTCGGCCTCGGGCGCGAAGAACGCGGTGTCCGCGATGCCGGTGCTGGAGAGGTACGCCAGCGCCTTCTTCGCGATATTGCGCGGGTCGCGGGAGTACGCCTCGCCCGTGATCGGGTCGTGGATGAAGAAGTTCAGGTTCAGCGTCTTCGACGTACGGAAGGGGTCGATGTACGCCGTCGTCGGGTCGGGGAAGAGCGACATGTCCGACTCGTTGATCGCCTGGAAGCCACGGATCGAGGAGCCGTCGAAGCCCAGGCCGTCGT harbors:
- the glnA gene encoding type I glutamate--ammonia ligase, with translation MFNNSEELLKYIKDEGVEMIDVRFCDLPGIMQHFTVPVSSFDQSVFDDGLGFDGSSIRGFQAINESDMSLFPDPTTAYIDPFRTSKTLNLNFFIHDPITGEAYSRDPRNIAKKALAYLSSTGIADTAFFAPEAEFYIFDNVRYSTGVNEGYYHIDSVEGWWNSGKEEENNKGYKTRLKGGYFPVEPYDHYSDLRADMVKNLEACGLQVERAHHEVGTAGQAEINYKFDTLLRAADDVMKFKYLIKNTAWQQGKSVTFMPKPIFGDNGSGMHVHQSLWKDGAPLFYDETGYGGLSDLARWYIGGILEHAPALLAFTNPTVNSYHRLVPGYEAPISLVYSSRNRSASVRIPITGSNPKAKRIETRFPDPSANPYLAFSALMLAGLDGIQNKTEPAAPIDKDIYELPPDEMAEIAQVPTSLGAVLDALEADHDFLTVGNVFTPDLIDTWVSYKRENEIAPVQLRPHPHEFELYYDI